A window from Zingiber officinale cultivar Zhangliang chromosome 7A, Zo_v1.1, whole genome shotgun sequence encodes these proteins:
- the LOC121999582 gene encoding cysteine proteinase inhibitor A-like, whose translation MPTTTMAWLVDNVRESKGRENRTEIQELARFAVDEHNKKQNALLEFTRVVKAREQVVAGTLHHLTVEVVEGGEKKLYEAKVWVKPWLNFKQVEEFKLNLASILSDGFGLYSINK comes from the exons ATGCCCACGACCACCATGGCATGGTTGGTCGACAACGTGAGGGAATCCAAAGGAAGAGAGAACAGAACCGAGATCCAGGAGCTCGCTCGCTTCGCCGTCGACGAGCACAATAAGAAACAG AATGCGCTTTTGGAGTTTACGCGTGTTGTGAAGGCGAGGGAGCAGGTTGTCGCTGGAACTCTGCATCACTTGACGGTGGAGGTAGTTGAGGGAGGGGAGAAGAAGCTGTACGAGGCCAAAGTGTGGGTGAAGCCATGGCTTAATTTCAAACAGGTTGAAGAATTCAAGCTAAATCTAGCGTCAATTCTTAGCGATGGATTTGGGTTATATTccatcaataaataa